A single Carnobacterium alterfunditum DSM 5972 DNA region contains:
- the fliD gene encoding flagellar filament capping protein FliD: MAGSISFLGSYSGIDTATIDSLIEAESGKLVQYTNKQTNITAEKNTWKDINTRLDSLFTKLGTLEEDKTFQSKTTTSSDATKVAITAGTNAAASNYSIEVTKLATSTQATSGIIDSAKGKTVKDGLGLNGTFTIMNQENADAIANGEPATGSFDIDILTEDSLNDIVGKINEQSKESGIEAKIVDNRIIMTDSKMGARTMTFGGTLTSGGSTGSMVEELGFGTTSDQAAGQSAVLTIDGITVTRDTNSITDAVEGLTIELKGLTEASKPVVVGIKEDTDTTVKAFQSFVDQYNSTMTFVSDQLDVGDPSADKNKTGALAGDSSLMRLQSSLRSLMTQSVNSGNPAYNHLGSIGISVDRFGSATLDTTKLKTALADDPTAVKKMLFQTISTDTTSTDENGIVTTVTTEKEVGMAQKMRSLVDTYISDETGIIATKSDTFDKSLKDISESITKFNERLDKKRENYVAMFSRLDSAMMEAESQLAYLQSQFSTTD, encoded by the coding sequence ATGGCTGGTAGTATTAGTTTTTTAGGTTCTTATTCAGGGATCGATACGGCAACAATCGATTCATTGATTGAAGCAGAATCCGGTAAGCTTGTTCAATATACAAATAAGCAAACAAACATTACAGCAGAAAAAAATACTTGGAAAGACATCAATACGCGTTTAGATAGTCTGTTTACCAAGTTAGGTACTCTTGAAGAAGATAAAACCTTCCAATCAAAAACAACCACTTCAAGTGATGCGACTAAAGTTGCTATTACAGCAGGTACAAATGCAGCAGCGAGCAATTATAGTATCGAAGTAACCAAATTAGCAACTTCCACCCAAGCAACATCAGGTATAATCGATTCAGCTAAAGGTAAAACTGTTAAAGATGGTCTTGGACTTAATGGTACATTTACGATCATGAATCAAGAAAATGCTGATGCAATAGCAAATGGTGAGCCCGCTACTGGAAGTTTTGACATTGATATATTAACAGAGGACAGCTTGAATGACATTGTGGGCAAAATCAATGAGCAGTCAAAAGAATCGGGCATAGAAGCAAAAATTGTTGATAATCGTATCATTATGACGGATAGCAAGATGGGCGCACGTACGATGACGTTTGGTGGAACATTAACTTCTGGTGGAAGTACGGGTAGTATGGTCGAAGAATTAGGTTTTGGAACAACTTCAGATCAAGCAGCTGGACAGTCAGCTGTACTTACAATAGATGGTATCACAGTTACACGTGATACGAATAGCATCACAGACGCTGTAGAAGGTTTGACTATTGAATTAAAAGGGTTAACGGAAGCTTCAAAACCTGTTGTAGTCGGAATTAAAGAAGATACGGACACGACAGTTAAAGCGTTCCAATCCTTTGTGGATCAATACAATTCAACGATGACATTTGTTAGCGATCAACTAGATGTCGGGGATCCTTCTGCTGATAAAAATAAGACCGGAGCGTTAGCTGGTGACAGTTCTTTAATGCGGTTGCAATCTAGTTTGCGTTCGTTAATGACTCAGAGTGTGAATTCTGGCAATCCTGCATACAACCATCTAGGATCGATTGGGATCTCAGTCGACCGTTTTGGGTCAGCTACTCTTGATACAACTAAATTAAAGACCGCTTTAGCAGATGACCCAACGGCTGTAAAAAAAATGTTGTTCCAAACCATCTCAACTGATACAACAAGTACAGATGAGAATGGAATTGTAACGACGGTAACGACTGAAAAAGAAGTCGGCATGGCGCAAAAGATGCGTTCATTAGTGGATACATATATTTCAGATGAAACGGGTATTATTGCTACCAAATCGGATACCTTTGATAAATCATTGAAAGATATTTCTGAAAGCATCACAAAGTTTAATGAACGGTTAGATAAAAAGCGCGAAAACTATGTGGCCATGTTTTCTCGTTTAGATTCGGCTATGATGGAAGCTGAATCGCAATTAGCTTACTTACAAAGTCAATTTAGCACAACCGATTAA
- a CDS encoding flagellar protein FlaG yields MDIIQAVTKSLQIRPIESSTIHQSDKKESYIKGISGSGEKEEPIIVSEITKEELEQAVEKANQFLLGLKTQFDFKVHEGTGKTVVRLIDKQTEEVIKEIPPEKMLDVLANIWESAGILVDLKE; encoded by the coding sequence ATGGATATCATACAGGCGGTCACTAAATCTCTTCAAATTCGTCCCATTGAATCAAGTACGATTCATCAATCCGATAAAAAAGAATCATACATAAAAGGAATATCAGGTTCAGGAGAAAAAGAAGAACCTATCATTGTTTCTGAAATAACCAAAGAAGAGCTGGAACAAGCGGTAGAAAAAGCAAACCAATTTTTATTGGGGTTGAAAACGCAGTTTGATTTCAAAGTCCATGAAGGTACTGGTAAAACAGTTGTCAGGCTAATTGATAAACAGACAGAAGAAGTAATAAAAGAAATTCCACCAGAAAAAATGCTTGATGTGTTAGCGAATATATGGGAATCAGCAGGAATTTTAGTGGATCTAAAGGAGTGA
- a CDS encoding flagellin translates to MRINTNTAAMNTYTNLTSANASKSSSLAKLSSGLRINKAGDDAAGLAISEKMKNQISGMTQASRNAQDGISLIQTAEGALSETHSILNRMRDLTVQAGNGTNTDDDKTAIQAELTSLTEEIDRISDDTEFNTQGLMNAGKVTDSSTLDAANPDYKALTVAYNDGTGASIAVDFDKDTGAEALGKLSDSELNKVIESYNSTNNITIAEADGGVSGTADLSALAKNYDEVNGTTGTTFADVGDAETALSELTTNQKANVAKKYNSENNLSANDLKTTESTEFSFQIGANAGEKISVEIENMSAKGLGIADLDVNSETQTADDILGKLDKAIESVSSQRANLGAVQNRLDHTVSNLATTKENLSEANSRITDVDMAEEMMSFTKSNILSQASTSMLAQANQMPQSVLSLLQ, encoded by the coding sequence ATGAGAATTAATACAAATACAGCAGCAATGAATACTTATACTAACCTTACTTCAGCTAATGCTTCAAAAAGCAGCTCATTAGCTAAATTATCATCAGGTCTACGCATCAATAAAGCAGGAGACGACGCAGCAGGTTTAGCAATTTCAGAAAAAATGAAAAATCAAATTTCAGGTATGACTCAAGCTTCACGTAATGCACAAGATGGTATTTCATTAATCCAAACAGCTGAAGGTGCTTTAAGCGAAACGCATAGCATTTTAAACCGTATGCGTGATTTAACAGTTCAAGCTGGTAATGGAACTAATACAGATGATGACAAAACAGCCATTCAAGCTGAATTGACATCATTAACTGAAGAAATTGATCGTATCTCTGACGATACTGAATTTAATACACAAGGTTTGATGAACGCTGGGAAAGTTACTGATAGTAGTACTTTAGACGCAGCAAATCCAGACTATAAAGCTTTAACAGTTGCTTATAATGATGGAACAGGGGCTTCAATAGCTGTTGATTTTGACAAGGATACTGGAGCTGAAGCCCTTGGGAAATTAAGTGATAGTGAATTAAATAAAGTTATAGAATCATATAACTCAACTAATAATATTACAATAGCTGAAGCAGATGGAGGAGTAAGTGGTACAGCTGATTTATCTGCGCTGGCTAAGAATTATGATGAAGTAAATGGCACTACGGGCACTACCTTTGCTGATGTTGGTGATGCAGAAACTGCTTTAAGTGAGCTAACGACTAATCAAAAAGCTAACGTTGCTAAAAAATACAATTCTGAAAACAATCTATCAGCAAATGACCTTAAAACTACAGAGTCAACAGAATTTTCATTTCAAATTGGTGCAAATGCTGGTGAAAAAATTAGTGTTGAAATTGAAAATATGAGTGCAAAAGGATTAGGAATTGCAGATCTTGATGTGAATTCTGAAACTCAAACAGCAGATGACATTTTAGGTAAATTAGATAAAGCAATTGAATCTGTTTCTTCTCAACGTGCAAACTTAGGGGCTGTTCAAAACCGTTTGGATCACACAGTTTCTAACTTAGCAACAACTAAAGAAAACTTGTCTGAAGCTAATTCTCGTATTACTGACGTAGATATGGCTGAAGAAATGATGAGCTTTACTAAATCAAACATCCTTTCTCAAGCTTCTACTTCAATGTTGGCTCAAGCAAACCAAATGCCACAAAGTGTTCTTTCATTACTACAATAA
- the flgL gene encoding flagellar hook-associated protein FlgL, giving the protein MRVTDSLMSKNFLRNLSANTENVMKYQNQLSTLKEVSKPSDDPLKVSKILDLNNSIIQNDQYKATINDAIQWTNVQDSALSSVTESMQRIKTLIQSSANDTLSHTDRQANKVEIESEIRGTVDALNTNFGGRYVFAGMNTTEKPFKVDENDNGEITGITYNGTDEGKGNLSREIAPGVLVELNTDGRKFMNAQNADGSDDLGTFFSEVLTALDSDDTEKLSSLLDRADQEIENVVSNRAKTGSIYNRLNATLERNDSEKLNLKTMLSENQDIDLAEKYMEYTMESTAYQAALSMGTKILQTSILDYL; this is encoded by the coding sequence ATGCGGGTAACCGATTCGTTAATGTCGAAAAACTTTTTACGCAATCTTTCAGCTAATACAGAGAACGTCATGAAATACCAAAATCAATTGTCAACGTTAAAAGAAGTCAGTAAACCATCTGATGATCCTTTGAAAGTGTCAAAGATTTTAGACTTAAACAACTCAATCATTCAAAATGATCAATATAAAGCAACTATCAATGATGCGATACAATGGACAAATGTACAAGATTCTGCGTTAAGCAGCGTAACAGAATCGATGCAACGAATCAAAACTTTGATTCAATCTTCAGCTAATGACACGCTTAGCCATACCGATCGTCAAGCTAATAAAGTCGAGATTGAATCTGAAATCAGAGGGACTGTTGATGCTTTAAATACTAACTTTGGCGGTCGTTACGTTTTTGCCGGAATGAACACAACAGAAAAACCATTTAAAGTAGATGAAAATGACAACGGTGAAATCACGGGTATTACTTACAATGGAACAGATGAGGGTAAAGGAAATCTTTCTCGTGAAATTGCACCAGGTGTTTTAGTTGAACTGAATACCGATGGCCGTAAATTCATGAATGCTCAAAATGCCGATGGATCAGATGATCTAGGTACCTTTTTTTCTGAGGTGTTAACAGCTTTAGATTCAGATGACACCGAAAAATTATCCAGTTTGTTAGACAGAGCTGATCAAGAAATCGAAAATGTGGTTTCTAATCGCGCAAAAACAGGCTCTATCTATAATCGTTTGAATGCAACGTTAGAACGGAATGATAGTGAAAAGTTAAACCTAAAAACAATGTTATCTGAAAATCAAGATATTGATTTAGCAGAAAAATACATGGAGTATACGATGGAATCAACGGCCTATCAAGCTGCCTTATCCATGGGAACAAAAATATTGCAAACCAGTATACTGGACTATCTATAA
- the flgK gene encoding flagellar hook-associated protein FlgK, translating into MSGLFGTLNNATKGLNVQQSALQTTSHNISNANTEGYSRQKVTMVADNPYTLGGIGQVGTGVRIASIDRIVDPYVNNQLRNENSSLEMYSQKSDVLGQLEGIFNEPSTTGLNNNLSEVFSSWTYLGSNPELATAKTMVAQNSETFTDTLHHMSNQIDNLHEGTVQDIEKNVLDFNSKVAQLDSLNNQIFNVTSQGQAPNDLLDQQDKLLKELTGIAGVEANYDKFNRLSITVGGQSVLTEDSIAELSVGTDPIDGQLSIGGKTIAITSGNIKGSQEALTEIDTKKQELNDLAFTFATAVNNIHSDGGTGADFFELGTEDGNYAASIQVRQEILNDVSTINAGKNLDKVVSGDGTRAQAIASMQNTKLDYSGNQAGMTYDKDTMTLSIINSTKGSTVSGAYNDSVTQMGIVKQQSDNMVDSQGSLVSLLEARRDSVSGVSINEEVTNTITYQTAFEANARIISVVSEMLDTLINRTGV; encoded by the coding sequence ATGTCAGGTTTATTTGGAACATTAAACAACGCAACTAAAGGGCTGAATGTACAACAATCTGCTTTGCAAACAACTAGTCACAACATCTCAAATGCGAATACAGAAGGCTATTCTAGGCAAAAAGTTACTATGGTAGCGGACAATCCGTATACACTTGGTGGAATCGGCCAAGTGGGTACGGGAGTTAGAATTGCGTCCATTGATCGGATCGTTGATCCATACGTGAACAACCAATTGCGAAATGAAAACTCTTCTTTAGAAATGTACAGCCAAAAATCAGATGTCTTGGGTCAATTGGAAGGGATCTTTAATGAACCTTCAACAACTGGCTTAAATAATAACTTGAGCGAAGTCTTTTCTTCTTGGACTTATCTAGGTTCTAACCCTGAACTTGCAACGGCTAAAACAATGGTAGCTCAAAATTCCGAAACATTTACCGATACTCTGCACCATATGTCAAATCAAATCGATAATCTACATGAGGGTACAGTGCAAGATATTGAAAAAAATGTTTTAGATTTTAATTCAAAAGTAGCGCAATTAGATTCATTGAACAACCAAATTTTCAATGTGACGTCTCAAGGCCAAGCTCCTAATGATTTATTGGATCAACAAGATAAATTGTTAAAGGAATTGACAGGCATTGCTGGAGTTGAAGCCAATTACGATAAATTTAACCGTTTAAGTATAACGGTTGGTGGCCAATCCGTTCTAACCGAAGATTCAATAGCTGAGTTAAGTGTTGGAACAGACCCAATAGATGGTCAATTAAGTATTGGTGGAAAAACTATCGCTATTACATCAGGAAACATAAAAGGTTCGCAAGAAGCCTTAACGGAAATCGATACTAAAAAACAAGAACTAAATGATTTAGCCTTTACCTTTGCGACGGCTGTAAATAACATACACAGTGACGGTGGAACAGGTGCTGATTTTTTTGAATTGGGGACAGAAGATGGTAATTACGCTGCTTCTATTCAAGTGAGACAAGAAATATTAAATGATGTTTCAACAATCAATGCAGGAAAAAATCTTGATAAAGTTGTTAGTGGAGACGGTACACGTGCTCAAGCGATTGCTTCAATGCAAAATACCAAACTAGATTACTCTGGTAATCAGGCCGGAATGACTTACGATAAAGACACTATGACATTGTCGATTATAAATTCAACAAAAGGTTCAACGGTTTCTGGTGCTTACAATGATAGTGTCACACAAATGGGAATTGTGAAGCAACAATCGGATAACATGGTAGACAGTCAAGGAAGCCTCGTCAGTCTGCTTGAAGCCCGTAGAGATTCTGTTTCAGGTGTTTCAATCAATGAAGAAGTAACCAATACGATTACCTATCAAACTGCATTTGAAGCCAACGCTCGGATTATTTCAGTGGTTTCAGAAATGCTTGATACATTGATCAACCGAACGGGGGTGTAA
- a CDS encoding flagellar motor switch protein: MSKKATALNTLIQFKTVLMDEKNALIKNDSAKVKALVEQKQTFLDRLPTLTTEGLKKEDLIGVVEEIKNLQQTNLVLTQQVISYQEMMMKAITTGVKKGGSTYSKQGDYSAAQQANLIDQSL, translated from the coding sequence ATGAGTAAAAAAGCGACAGCACTCAATACGCTAATCCAATTTAAAACCGTATTAATGGATGAAAAAAACGCGTTGATCAAAAATGACAGTGCAAAAGTAAAAGCACTTGTAGAACAAAAACAAACTTTTTTAGATAGACTTCCCACTTTAACGACTGAAGGATTGAAAAAAGAAGACCTAATCGGAGTGGTTGAAGAAATCAAAAATCTACAACAAACAAATTTGGTTCTGACGCAGCAAGTAATCAGTTATCAAGAAATGATGATGAAAGCTATTACTACAGGGGTCAAAAAAGGTGGCTCTACTTACTCCAAACAGGGAGATTACAGTGCCGCACAACAAGCCAATCTAATTGATCAATCCCTATAA
- the flgM gene encoding flagellar biosynthesis anti-sigma factor FlgM, protein MKIGNNGYNQYVNSVRQNQENTHSKGLAKTNETVNEESVTVNISDAAKQLAKAKSADSTAMTPNVEAIKKAVLNGTYNVSPEKIASGMMQAMNNQREYSE, encoded by the coding sequence ATGAAAATAGGAAATAATGGCTACAATCAATACGTCAACAGTGTCCGTCAAAATCAAGAAAACACACATAGTAAAGGATTGGCTAAGACAAACGAAACGGTTAATGAAGAATCTGTAACAGTCAATATATCTGATGCAGCTAAACAACTGGCTAAAGCTAAATCAGCTGACAGCACAGCAATGACACCAAATGTAGAAGCTATCAAAAAAGCGGTATTGAATGGCACTTACAATGTGTCACCTGAAAAAATTGCGAGCGGCATGATGCAAGCGATGAATAACCAAAGGGAGTATTCAGAGTAA
- the fliY gene encoding flagellar motor switch phosphatase FliY, with protein sequence MSSGKLTQEEIDAMMSGNASAPEPKLTDILDQTQIDIVGEIGNISMSQAATTLSSILNRRVTITTPVVSTLKFQEILDESMTPKVVTTIEFKKGLAGSNLLMMNERDAIIIADLMMDGDGDAEGKKFTELELSAVGEAMNQMMGSAATAMATMLERIVDIFPPDVEVWKDQDNVNYDKISGDTVVCKIAFKMVVDGLIESEIMQIFTLETVRTISSIVLADKGEVIQDRQVAKAKAETEEMTAPTKQAASQPTRDNEGKIGIQKPEFQELTHAGSLKTPRNLDLIMDVPLQFSVMLGESKKTIKDILSLGTGSVVELNKMTDEPLEIYVNGKLIAEGEVVVINESFGIRITNILSKEQRIKHLN encoded by the coding sequence ATGAGCAGTGGAAAATTAACGCAAGAAGAAATTGACGCAATGATGAGTGGAAATGCAAGTGCTCCTGAGCCAAAACTAACGGACATCCTTGATCAAACACAAATAGATATTGTTGGAGAAATCGGGAATATTTCCATGTCTCAAGCTGCTACAACACTGTCTTCTATTTTAAATCGTCGCGTAACGATCACGACTCCAGTTGTATCTACTCTGAAATTCCAAGAGATTCTTGATGAAAGTATGACACCAAAAGTGGTGACAACGATCGAGTTCAAAAAAGGATTAGCTGGCAGTAACTTATTGATGATGAATGAAAGAGATGCCATTATTATTGCTGATTTAATGATGGATGGTGATGGAGACGCTGAAGGGAAAAAATTTACGGAACTTGAATTGAGTGCTGTAGGAGAAGCCATGAATCAAATGATGGGCTCTGCTGCAACAGCAATGGCTACTATGTTAGAACGCATCGTAGATATCTTCCCACCTGACGTTGAAGTGTGGAAAGATCAAGATAATGTTAATTACGATAAAATCAGCGGTGACACAGTTGTGTGTAAGATCGCTTTTAAAATGGTCGTAGATGGGTTGATTGAAAGTGAAATCATGCAGATCTTCACGCTTGAAACTGTTCGAACGATTTCAAGTATCGTCTTAGCAGATAAAGGCGAAGTGATCCAAGATCGCCAAGTGGCTAAGGCTAAAGCTGAGACGGAAGAGATGACCGCTCCAACTAAACAGGCTGCTAGTCAACCAACGCGAGATAACGAAGGCAAGATTGGGATCCAAAAACCGGAATTCCAAGAACTTACGCATGCCGGCAGTTTGAAAACACCACGTAATTTGGATCTGATTATGGATGTGCCATTGCAATTTAGTGTTATGTTAGGCGAAAGTAAAAAAACGATCAAAGACATTTTATCACTGGGAACAGGTTCAGTTGTTGAATTGAACAAGATGACTGATGAGCCATTGGAGATTTATGTAAATGGCAAATTGATCGCTGAAGGTGAAGTTGTCGTAATCAATGAGAGCTTCGGAATTCGCATCACCAATATCTTGAGCAAAGAACAACGAATCAAACATTTGAACTAA
- the fliM gene encoding flagellar motor switch protein FliM: MKQVLSQQEIDSLLKAVESGKIDTLDLDDDDQENRVKLYDFKRPVRLAKEYISTLNMVFGEFTKIASNILSTQVRTNITVQLASIEQVSFDEFVHSVPRFTLMGLFHSAPLEGTQIIEVSPQLCLQLVDLLCGSLEIRDSREEITKESFTDIEMAILEDVLNNFVHSFELAWRDVVKIKSEIESTETNPQIMQTMSPNEPVVLVTFTVVVHNIRTFINLCVPYIFFEGMLDKLSLRNWFHSEKETDHSDSGKLEKNLQTAPVNMEVLLGETIMTLENFLQLELGDIIPLDGKTSDPLILTVEKFPRYFVKPGLKGKKMAVEVLQYIGGETDE; this comes from the coding sequence GTGAAGCAAGTTTTATCACAACAAGAAATCGACTCGTTATTGAAGGCAGTAGAAAGTGGGAAAATCGATACCTTAGATCTAGATGACGATGATCAAGAAAATAGAGTTAAGTTGTATGATTTTAAACGTCCTGTTCGGCTTGCAAAGGAATACATAAGTACCTTGAATATGGTTTTCGGAGAATTCACTAAGATAGCTAGCAATATTTTGTCTACTCAAGTCAGAACCAATATAACCGTGCAGCTAGCTTCAATCGAACAAGTGAGTTTTGATGAATTTGTGCACTCAGTCCCTCGCTTTACGTTGATGGGCTTATTCCATTCAGCTCCTTTAGAAGGGACACAGATAATTGAAGTCAGTCCGCAACTATGCTTACAATTGGTTGATCTATTGTGTGGCAGTTTAGAAATTCGTGACAGTAGAGAGGAAATAACGAAAGAAAGTTTTACAGATATTGAGATGGCTATTTTAGAAGATGTATTAAACAACTTTGTCCATTCATTTGAATTGGCGTGGCGCGATGTAGTGAAAATCAAAAGTGAAATCGAGTCAACCGAAACTAATCCGCAAATCATGCAGACGATGTCGCCAAATGAACCAGTCGTATTGGTGACGTTTACTGTTGTCGTGCATAATATTCGAACGTTTATAAATTTATGTGTTCCTTATATCTTCTTTGAAGGGATGTTAGATAAATTAAGTTTACGCAATTGGTTCCATTCTGAAAAGGAAACGGACCATTCAGATAGCGGGAAATTAGAAAAAAATCTACAGACTGCCCCAGTAAATATGGAAGTACTTTTAGGAGAAACAATCATGACATTGGAAAATTTTCTACAGTTAGAATTGGGAGACATCATTCCTTTGGATGGTAAGACATCTGATCCGTTAATCTTGACAGTGGAAAAATTCCCAAGGTATTTTGTTAAACCTGGATTAAAAGGAAAAAAAATGGCGGTTGAAGTATTACAGTATATTGGAGGAGAGACAGACGAATGA
- a CDS encoding chemotaxis protein CheW: MQMIIFTLNEKYYAFSSENVEEITTKIPWTPVPKSPAWVQGLVNLRGNVITLINFYKLLSPTDETKEIWYNNIIIVKNDEEKIAFMVDDVAWVLDIEPSAVQQLDDQIDELVSSVIQVKDQIVSVINMEKLFL; the protein is encoded by the coding sequence ATGCAGATGATTATTTTTACTCTAAACGAAAAATATTATGCCTTTTCTTCTGAAAACGTTGAAGAGATAACAACTAAGATCCCATGGACCCCAGTCCCTAAATCTCCAGCCTGGGTCCAAGGACTCGTTAACTTGCGTGGCAATGTGATCACATTGATAAACTTTTATAAATTACTTTCTCCCACTGATGAAACAAAAGAAATATGGTACAATAATATTATCATTGTGAAAAATGATGAGGAAAAAATAGCATTCATGGTGGATGATGTCGCCTGGGTCTTGGATATTGAGCCATCCGCAGTTCAACAGTTGGATGACCAAATTGATGAGTTAGTGTCCAGCGTGATTCAAGTAAAAGACCAAATAGTGAGTGTCATCAATATGGAGAAACTATTTTTATAA
- a CDS encoding response regulator — protein sequence MTKNVMIVDDAAFMRMKLKDILEKNGYNVVAEAQNGIEAVEKYKTEKPNLVTMDITMPEMDGVDALKEIRAFDPTARVVMCSAMGQQGMVMDAIRSGAVDFIVKPFDSDRVIKALDKASL from the coding sequence ATGACAAAAAATGTAATGATCGTAGACGATGCAGCCTTTATGAGGATGAAACTGAAAGATATTTTAGAAAAAAATGGCTACAATGTAGTAGCAGAAGCACAAAATGGAATCGAGGCTGTTGAAAAATATAAAACTGAAAAACCAAACTTAGTCACTATGGACATTACGATGCCTGAGATGGATGGGGTAGATGCTTTAAAAGAAATTAGAGCATTTGATCCAACTGCTCGCGTTGTAATGTGTAGTGCAATGGGTCAACAAGGTATGGTTATGGATGCTATTCGTTCTGGAGCAGTCGATTTTATCGTGAAACCATTCGATAGTGATCGCGTTATTAAAGCTTTAGACAAAGCAAGTTTATAA
- a CDS encoding chemotaxis protein CheC: MKSNYSAMELDVLKEIINIGGGHAATSLSQLIDKPVHMTVPVIEMMAYEDVYEQIMAEETVIKAIVIKMMGDAEGVFLFTVDQQFSKDLVSMMLPDDTPYSEAMADSALQELVNILVNSFLNAVMKLMDRNLVTSVPLIIEDMFGAIMSSIYIEQNQYDDSIMIIKNEFYYLGDRLESSLYFVPKPGIIEKMLQVLTV; this comes from the coding sequence GTGAAGTCTAATTATTCAGCAATGGAATTAGATGTGCTAAAAGAAATCATCAATATCGGTGGTGGACATGCTGCGACTAGTTTATCCCAATTAATTGATAAACCGGTCCATATGACTGTTCCAGTGATTGAAATGATGGCTTATGAAGATGTATATGAGCAGATCATGGCCGAAGAAACCGTCATAAAAGCAATCGTCATAAAAATGATGGGCGATGCAGAAGGCGTATTCCTGTTTACGGTTGATCAGCAATTTTCAAAAGATCTAGTGTCTATGATGCTGCCGGACGATACACCTTACTCGGAAGCTATGGCTGATTCAGCTTTACAAGAGCTGGTAAATATATTAGTGAATTCATTTTTGAATGCTGTCATGAAATTGATGGATCGAAACCTAGTCACATCGGTGCCTCTTATTATTGAGGATATGTTTGGTGCGATCATGAGCAGCATCTATATAGAGCAAAATCAGTATGATGATTCCATTATGATCATAAAAAATGAGTTTTATTATTTAGGAGATCGATTAGAGTCTTCATTGTATTTCGTGCCAAAACCAGGGATAATAGAAAAAATGTTACAAGTACTAACAGTTTGA